The Chiloscyllium plagiosum isolate BGI_BamShark_2017 chromosome 28, ASM401019v2, whole genome shotgun sequence genome includes a region encoding these proteins:
- the mis12 gene encoding protein MIS12 homolog: MADRLMTYETQFFGFSPQTCVLRVSSGIQDSLLDVMLVVERVIFKKLKEMSDSSVTPSQIRTCTESFLQLMKERFDMIFERVEQGILQHIFYIPENILLPEDHVQEKYPYTEEQFKDLQSEIAELEHCYRCEIIAKHALLTELEDQKLIELKLEQRIHWFSNLDNTWKSNAVSNVRESLAFVRGLTCEVPAMLQKIQEKYKDEQNQSRAPSGSEQEEGKETRRKRLKL, encoded by the coding sequence ATGGCGGACAGGTTGATGACATATGAGACCCAATTTTTTGGGTTCTCCCCCCAAACCTGTGTTCTGAGAGTGTCCAGTGGAATCCAAGATTCTCTCCTTGATGTCATGCTGGTTGTGGAGCGAGTCATTTTCAAGAAACTGAAGGAAATGTCAGATAGCAGTGTGACTCCATCTCAGATCCGTACCTGTACAGAGAGCTTCCTTCAATTAATGAAAGAACGGTTTGATATGATCTTTGAGAGAGTCGAACAAGGAATTCTGCAACATATCTTCTACATTCCTGAAAATATCCTGCTTCCTGAAGACCATGTCCAGGAAAAGTACCCATACACTGAGGAACAGTTCAAAGACTTGCAATCAGAAATAGCTGAACTGGAGCACTGCTACCGATGTGAAATTATTGCCAAACATGCACTCCTTACTGAATTAGAAGACCAAAAGTTGATTGAGCTGAAACTAGAGCAGAGAATTCACTGGTTCAGCAATTTGGATAACACTTGGAAGAGTAATGCAGTCAGCAATGTTCGTGAGAGCCTGGCTTTTGTTCGGGGATTGACCTGTGAGGTCCCAGCTATGCTTCAGAAAATCCAAGAGAAATACAAGGATGAGCAAAATCAATCAAGAGCACCCAGTGGAAGCGAACAGGAGGAGGGAAAGGAAACAAGAAGGAAGCGACTTAAACTATAA